In Harpia harpyja isolate bHarHar1 chromosome 12, bHarHar1 primary haplotype, whole genome shotgun sequence, a single window of DNA contains:
- the LOC128149430 gene encoding leucine-rich repeat-containing protein 3-like: MPCHIPSTHRFPPAMGEALRDRRAAALLPRSCCSLRGITSSHAELAGCKMTLTPTPAASVAQAFFCLLLCVPWGSSCPPSCQCTERAGAKAVLCSSRHLEEIPKDIPKDAVFLKLDANSITRIPSNAFRHLSHLEELDLSRNAIEKIDRAAFKGVAAGLRTLDLSSNRIRSIPKEALLALNAKLRLANNPWHCECALQEVLWEARLDPDSVQDITCHTAPREEYVGKPLLQVLDAGVNFCSVRQRTTDVAMFITMFGWFAMVIVYVICYVRHNREDTCKHVDYLKSLPSTQGHAETTSTAL, encoded by the coding sequence ATGCCGTGTCATATCCCCTCCACCCACCGCTTTCCTCCAGCAATGGGAGAGGCTTTGCGGGATCGCAGAGCAGCCGCCCtgctgcccaggagctgctgcagcctccGGGGAATCACCAGCAGCCATGCCGAGCTGGCTGGGTGCAAGATGACCCTCACACCCACGCCGGCAGCCAGCGTCGCCCAAGCTTTCTTTTGTCTCTTGCTGTGCGTCCcctggggcagctcctgccccccGAGCTGCCAATGCACAGAGCGAGCAGGGGCAAAGGCTGTCCTCTGCAGCTCTCGGCACTTGGAGGAGATCCCCAAGGACATCCCCAAAGACGCAGTGTTCCTCAAGTTAGACGCCAACAGCATCACCAGGATCCCTAGCAATGCCTTCAGGCACCTCTCCCACCTGGAGGAACTTGATCTCTCCAGGAACGCCATTGAGAAGATCGACAGGGCAGCTTTCAAAGGGGTGGCTGCTGGGCTGCGTACCCTCGACCTCTCCAGCAACCGCATCCGCAGCATTCCCAAGGAGGCCTTGCTGGCACTTAATGCGAAGCTCCGGCTGGCCAACAACCCCTGGCACTGTGAGTGTGCCTTGCAGGAGGTGCTGTGGGAGGCACGGCTGGACCCTGACTCCGTCCAGGACATCACCTGCCACACAGCCCCACGCGAGGAGTATGTGGGCAAACCACTGCTCCAGGTTCTGGATGCCGGCGTCAACTTCTGCAGCGTGCGTCAGAGGACCACGGACGTGGCCATGTTCATCACCATGTTCGGCTGGTTCGCCATGGTCATCGTCTATGTGATCTGCTATGTCCGGCACAATCGAGAGGACACCTGCAAGCATGTTGATTACCtgaagtcactgccgagcacccAGGGCCATGCAGAGACCACCAGCACTGCCCTGTAG